Proteins from a genomic interval of Anatilimnocola floriformis:
- a CDS encoding tetratricopeptide repeat protein, with product MLRSCTTILLILAIASGCATVRPGEVTDLLRDETTPKKPLESKLAMARLCERRGENDQARAIYEKILQDSPKNAEALHRLAVVCVRDNHREEARKYFDEAARLTNSPELSNDRGYLLLLEGDYAAAEKDFRQATELRPSFAAAWTNLGLAIGYQDRYDEAFAIFLRATNSPAEAHCNLGFVFAQQMKLAEAQKHYRQALVENPNLKIAAEALLQVAAGMPGEEPRTLLRTVGTPQAVKSDNLSGEAAASFHAISATPAPVAMPDSANNSASK from the coding sequence ATGCTCCGCTCCTGCACTACGATTCTGTTGATTCTGGCGATTGCTTCCGGCTGCGCGACGGTTCGGCCCGGCGAAGTCACTGACTTGCTGCGGGATGAAACCACCCCGAAAAAACCGCTCGAAAGCAAGCTCGCCATGGCGCGCCTGTGCGAGCGCCGCGGCGAAAACGATCAGGCTCGCGCCATCTACGAAAAGATCTTGCAAGACTCGCCCAAAAACGCCGAGGCGCTCCATCGCCTGGCCGTTGTTTGCGTTCGTGACAATCACCGCGAGGAAGCCAGAAAATACTTTGATGAAGCGGCCCGACTCACAAACTCGCCAGAGCTCAGCAACGACCGCGGCTATCTATTGCTACTCGAAGGAGACTACGCCGCGGCAGAAAAAGATTTTCGCCAGGCAACGGAGCTGAGACCCAGCTTCGCCGCTGCCTGGACAAACCTGGGCCTCGCGATCGGTTATCAAGACCGTTATGACGAAGCCTTCGCCATCTTTTTGCGAGCGACGAACTCGCCGGCCGAAGCTCACTGCAATCTGGGCTTTGTGTTTGCTCAGCAAATGAAACTTGCCGAAGCACAAAAGCACTACCGGCAGGCACTCGTCGAGAATCCGAATTTGAAGATTGCGGCCGAAGCGCTGCTGCAAGTTGCAGCTGGCATGCCTGGTGAAGAGCCACGGACGCTGCTGCGAACCGTCGGCACGCCGCAAGCGGTGAAGAGTGACAATCTGTCGGGAGAGGCTGCGGCTAGCTTCCACGCGATTTCGGCAACGCCAGCACCGGTTGCGATGCCTGATTCAGCGAACAATTCTGCCTCCAAGTAG
- a CDS encoding CpaF family protein, whose product MNASAQATTRERLARVQQLHGQLVQSLEWRGLDESNPEQLRAELRTPAEALCRRRYPQLSAEEQETTVAAVVAEIVGLGPLEPLLHDAEISDILVNHPREVFVERLGVLSRTEIEFADERHLLRIIQRVASRVGRRIDESSPMVDARLPDGSRVHAVVPPLALRGPTLSIRRFGAQPLTIQNLVQKNSLLPPMVNFLAAAIEARISFLISGGTGSGKTTLLNALSAYIPAGERLVTIEDAAELQLKHEHVVALEARPNSAEGLGAVTIRDLVRNSLRMRPDRILVGEVRGVEAMDMLQAMNTGHEGSLTTIHANDVGDALSRLEIMLGMTGFNFSVPVMRQYVAAGIKLIVQLSRLKGGVRRVTRIAEITGLKEGEYQLAEIFGFKQTGTDAQGVAQGEFYATGYVPRCIERIRAAGVDLSDADFAPQRWSTESARHAARAEQVSV is encoded by the coding sequence ATGAACGCTTCAGCACAAGCTACCACGCGCGAGCGTCTCGCCCGCGTGCAACAACTGCACGGGCAACTAGTGCAGTCGCTCGAATGGCGCGGCCTTGATGAATCGAATCCGGAGCAACTGCGAGCCGAGCTCCGCACTCCGGCCGAAGCCCTTTGCCGTCGCCGGTATCCACAACTATCGGCCGAAGAACAAGAGACAACTGTCGCCGCAGTGGTAGCAGAAATTGTCGGCTTGGGGCCACTCGAGCCGCTGCTGCACGACGCCGAGATCAGCGACATTCTGGTGAATCATCCGCGCGAAGTTTTCGTGGAACGATTGGGCGTGCTTAGTCGCACCGAGATCGAATTCGCCGACGAACGGCACCTGCTGCGGATCATTCAACGCGTTGCGAGTCGCGTCGGTCGCCGCATTGATGAATCGAGTCCGATGGTCGATGCGCGATTGCCTGATGGTTCGCGCGTGCATGCCGTTGTTCCGCCGCTTGCCCTGCGCGGTCCGACGCTTTCCATTCGCCGCTTCGGAGCGCAGCCCCTTACGATTCAGAACCTCGTGCAGAAGAACTCGCTCTTGCCGCCGATGGTGAACTTTCTCGCGGCTGCCATTGAAGCGCGGATCAGCTTTCTCATTTCAGGCGGCACGGGCAGCGGCAAAACGACGTTGCTCAATGCACTCTCGGCATACATTCCCGCCGGCGAACGACTGGTGACCATCGAAGACGCGGCTGAGTTGCAGTTGAAGCACGAGCACGTTGTGGCGCTCGAAGCCCGACCGAACTCTGCCGAGGGACTCGGCGCCGTGACAATTCGCGACCTGGTTCGCAACAGCTTGCGGATGCGGCCCGATCGCATTCTCGTCGGTGAAGTGCGCGGCGTGGAAGCGATGGATATGCTGCAAGCGATGAACACAGGCCACGAAGGTTCGCTGACGACGATCCATGCCAACGATGTGGGCGATGCCCTTTCGCGGCTCGAAATCATGCTCGGCATGACGGGCTTCAATTTTTCAGTGCCGGTCATGCGTCAGTATGTTGCCGCGGGAATCAAGCTCATCGTGCAGCTGTCTCGTCTTAAAGGCGGCGTGCGGCGGGTGACTAGAATCGCGGAAATCACCGGCCTGAAAGAGGGCGAGTATCAGCTCGCAGAGATCTTCGGTTTCAAGCAAACGGGCACTGATGCACAAGGCGTTGCCCAGGGCGAATTCTACGCGACCGGCTATGTGCCTCGGTGCATCGAACGCATTCGCGCGGCGGGCGTTGATTTGAGCGATGCCGACTTTGCGCCGCAGCGCTGGAGCACTGAGTCCGCGCGCCATGCGGCGCGAGCCGAGCAGGTGAGTGTATGA
- a CDS encoding type II and III secretion system protein family protein, whose amino-acid sequence MSTRIHPAHLPSRLIANSLSLAVALFAGSALAQPPRAQPLPIPARPETLERQRNLIGEVLETELSLDVEPGHSKLIRTRLPVARSSIVNQTIADVLQLNPNEIEIIGVKEGTTDLTFWFTDADRPGGVQILRYRVKVGRDTTIDRRRLLEYRELETMINEMFPNSSIELVAVADKLIVRGQARDAEEASNIMNLLRKNAATLSQIGASANLAVQQGQAADPHPGSDPLPATNIISLLRVPGEQQVLLKVRVAELSRSALRELGLDFQVASQNFLFSSTLGNAGNLFALLDNGEIELLLRALSTNSYSKVLAEPNLVTLSGRTASFIAGGQFAVPTIVGVNGAQGTSTSFQGFGTQLRFTPTVLDKDRIRLQVAPTFSSLNNDNAVNGIPGLNTRSVFTTVDMREGQWLAIAGLVLDQQNGSRQRVPFLGDLPGGHVIFGKNQVKRDETELLILVSPQLVHPLDADCPPPLLPGMEVKEPTTAAFYLRGLTEGRPDEDHRSTVLPAQRTAVRVGAKQAQQQSRTASQKYFLASPHGLSE is encoded by the coding sequence ATGTCAACACGAATTCATCCAGCACACCTGCCGAGCCGTTTGATTGCCAACTCGTTGAGTCTGGCTGTCGCACTGTTTGCTGGATCGGCTTTGGCCCAACCTCCTCGCGCTCAGCCGCTGCCAATTCCGGCGCGACCCGAGACGCTGGAGCGGCAGCGGAACCTCATTGGCGAAGTGCTCGAAACGGAACTCTCGCTCGATGTTGAGCCAGGCCATTCCAAACTGATCCGCACACGACTGCCAGTTGCTCGCAGCTCGATCGTCAATCAAACGATTGCCGACGTGCTGCAACTCAACCCGAACGAAATCGAAATCATCGGCGTCAAGGAAGGAACCACCGACCTGACTTTCTGGTTCACCGATGCCGATCGTCCCGGCGGCGTGCAGATTCTGCGTTACCGAGTGAAAGTTGGCCGCGACACAACCATCGATCGCCGTCGCCTGCTCGAGTATCGCGAGTTGGAGACGATGATCAACGAAATGTTTCCGAACAGTAGCATCGAGTTGGTAGCTGTCGCCGACAAACTGATCGTTCGCGGCCAGGCCCGCGATGCCGAAGAAGCGTCGAACATTATGAACCTGTTGCGGAAGAACGCCGCGACCCTCAGCCAGATCGGCGCGAGTGCGAATCTCGCGGTCCAACAAGGTCAGGCCGCCGATCCGCATCCGGGGAGCGATCCTCTGCCGGCAACGAACATCATCAGCTTGTTGCGGGTGCCTGGCGAACAGCAAGTGCTGCTGAAGGTTCGCGTCGCCGAGCTCAGCCGATCGGCGCTGCGTGAATTGGGTCTCGATTTTCAAGTTGCCAGTCAGAACTTTTTGTTCTCCAGCACGCTGGGCAATGCGGGGAACTTATTCGCATTGCTCGACAATGGCGAGATCGAGTTGCTGCTGCGTGCTCTCTCGACCAACTCCTATTCCAAAGTGCTCGCTGAACCGAACCTCGTCACACTCAGTGGTCGCACCGCGAGTTTTATCGCCGGCGGTCAATTCGCCGTGCCCACGATCGTGGGTGTGAATGGCGCTCAAGGAACATCGACGTCGTTTCAAGGCTTCGGCACGCAGTTGCGATTCACGCCGACCGTGCTCGATAAAGATCGGATTCGCCTGCAAGTCGCGCCGACGTTTAGTTCGCTCAACAACGACAACGCGGTGAACGGCATTCCGGGGCTTAACACGCGGTCGGTCTTCACTACGGTCGACATGCGCGAGGGACAATGGCTAGCCATCGCGGGTTTGGTTCTCGATCAGCAAAACGGCAGCCGGCAGCGCGTGCCTTTCCTCGGCGATCTACCCGGCGGTCACGTGATCTTTGGCAAGAACCAGGTGAAGCGAGATGAAACCGAATTGCTGATTCTCGTCAGCCCGCAGTTGGTTCATCCGCTCGATGCCGATTGCCCACCGCCGCTATTGCCCGGCATGGAAGTGAAAGAGCCGACCACTGCTGCGTTCTATCTGCGCGGTTTGACCGAAGGTCGCCCCGATGAAGATCACCGTAGTACAGTCTTGCCCGCGCAGCGAACCGCTGTTCGTGTCGGCGCGAAGCAAGCCCAACAGCAATCGCGGACTGCGTCGCAAAAATACTTTCTCGCCAGTCCTCATGGATTATCGGAGTAA
- a CDS encoding type II secretion system F family protein yields MSHDAAARPHIVGEAIQPPTGADWQARLDRWLFFQVRESGLPLSAPAAMIAIVGSSLLAGGLCFVIYENELVAAVVAAVVAIVVTLGGFILASIRRQQTLGILPRWIEMLARSLSVGQGLAHALRSSLPKLSGSFAADVRRSADLLDLGLPVDEALRDLGARHQSLELQMTLSALAMHSQTGGDLVAALRRLALVAQQRLDYRRQSQAASSTARFAAICLAIAPPAIFAYYWYTGQFVDRLLNDPTGQFALGLAVVLELIGIVWLSYLSQTEV; encoded by the coding sequence ATGAGCCACGATGCTGCAGCCCGCCCGCATATCGTCGGCGAAGCAATCCAGCCGCCGACCGGCGCAGACTGGCAGGCGCGTCTTGATCGCTGGCTTTTCTTTCAAGTACGCGAATCGGGACTTCCGCTTTCTGCACCGGCCGCGATGATTGCGATCGTCGGCAGTAGTTTGCTGGCTGGTGGCTTGTGCTTTGTCATTTACGAGAATGAACTCGTTGCCGCCGTAGTCGCGGCTGTGGTTGCAATTGTCGTCACGCTGGGCGGCTTCATCCTGGCGAGCATTCGCCGTCAGCAAACGCTCGGCATTCTGCCGCGGTGGATCGAGATGCTTGCTCGTTCGCTGTCGGTCGGACAGGGCCTGGCTCATGCGTTGCGGTCGAGCCTGCCAAAGCTGAGTGGTTCGTTTGCGGCCGATGTTCGCCGAAGTGCGGATCTGCTCGACTTGGGATTGCCCGTGGACGAGGCACTTCGCGATCTCGGCGCGCGTCATCAGTCGCTCGAATTGCAGATGACGCTCAGCGCGCTCGCCATGCATAGTCAAACGGGCGGTGATCTGGTCGCAGCGCTGCGACGTCTCGCTTTGGTCGCGCAGCAGCGACTCGATTATCGGCGACAATCGCAGGCGGCTAGTTCGACCGCGAGGTTTGCCGCCATTTGCCTGGCCATCGCGCCGCCGGCGATCTTTGCCTATTACTGGTACACCGGGCAGTTCGTCGACAGGCTGCTGAACGACCCCACCGGCCAGTTCGCGCTCGGCTTGGCCGTGGTCTTGGAACTGATCGGCATTGTCTGGCTCAGCTACCTCTCGCAGACGGAGGTTTGA
- a CDS encoding A24 family peptidase, whose translation MPDLPWLFLLRFIVCILAGCIAVSTDLRDRKIPNWLTLPLLLAGVVFRGSTEFFPGLLDALSGFGVGFGIFLLLWLCRSSAGGDVKFMAAVGVWLGPYHTFVVIVASAVLMLVCMTCLLIGRLFITATATTVGSEGKTNLLSHTVPYALPATLAIVLRLAHLLLIGRSS comes from the coding sequence ATGCCCGATCTTCCCTGGCTATTCTTGCTTCGCTTTATCGTCTGCATCCTGGCGGGTTGCATTGCGGTGAGCACCGATTTGCGTGACCGCAAGATTCCCAATTGGCTCACACTGCCCTTGCTCCTCGCCGGCGTGGTCTTCCGCGGCAGCACTGAGTTTTTTCCGGGCTTGCTCGACGCCTTGTCCGGCTTCGGCGTCGGCTTCGGTATTTTTCTGCTCCTCTGGCTCTGCCGCAGCAGCGCCGGCGGCGATGTGAAATTCATGGCCGCGGTCGGCGTGTGGCTGGGGCCGTATCACACCTTCGTAGTGATCGTCGCCTCGGCGGTATTGATGCTCGTGTGCATGACCTGCTTGCTGATCGGTCGCTTATTCATAACCGCGACGGCCACCACCGTCGGCAGCGAAGGGAAGACAAACCTGCTGTCACATACCGTTCCGTATGCTCTGCCGGCGACACTCGCCATCGTGCTGCGGCTTGCGCACCTGCTTCTCATCGGCCGATCTTCTTAG
- a CDS encoding DUF1559 family PulG-like putative transporter encodes MDRQVAERRAFTLVELLVVIAIIGVLVALLLPAVQAAREAARRIQCQNHLKQLALGIHNHEGTYKTFPLGLELRSGATTARSTFFVAILPFIEQQPLYDKWDFTNSVNNVSLTVGSSRAATKIKVHVCPSDIFRENPFMLPGTGEAFSPSQTASGNPYGGYYSGTSYAGNYGTGGYHTSFSTFPIRPDGVLFMTGPGTELRVPGGNLHALAENHQSLPPLRISEITDGTSNTLMLGEKNHKDADFDQWTGENSGFKMYQVSAWAWAGGRKGSAMLFGSSAVAINTTVRKLSPTAATTPNIQNQDRRFNAWGSNHAGGGSNFALSDGSIRFVRDSISLQILAAVSTRAGGETVTLD; translated from the coding sequence ATGGATCGTCAAGTTGCGGAGCGACGAGCGTTTACGCTGGTAGAGTTGCTCGTCGTCATTGCCATCATTGGCGTACTGGTCGCACTGCTGCTGCCAGCCGTTCAGGCGGCGCGAGAAGCGGCGCGGCGGATTCAATGCCAGAATCATCTAAAGCAGTTGGCGCTCGGCATTCACAATCATGAAGGGACGTACAAAACGTTTCCTCTGGGCTTGGAACTGCGCAGCGGCGCGACAACGGCGCGCTCGACTTTCTTCGTCGCCATCCTGCCGTTCATCGAACAGCAGCCGCTGTATGACAAATGGGATTTCACCAACTCGGTGAATAACGTGAGCCTGACGGTCGGTTCCTCGCGAGCCGCGACCAAGATCAAAGTTCACGTCTGCCCGTCCGATATCTTTCGCGAAAATCCGTTCATGTTGCCAGGTACGGGCGAGGCTTTCAGCCCTAGTCAAACAGCTAGCGGCAATCCCTACGGCGGTTACTACTCGGGGACCAGTTACGCGGGAAATTACGGCACGGGTGGCTATCACACGAGCTTCTCGACGTTTCCGATTCGTCCCGATGGCGTATTGTTCATGACCGGACCGGGAACGGAATTGAGAGTGCCAGGGGGTAATCTGCACGCGCTCGCCGAGAACCATCAGAGTCTGCCGCCCCTTCGCATTTCTGAAATTACCGATGGCACGAGCAATACCCTGATGCTGGGCGAAAAGAACCACAAGGACGCCGATTTCGATCAATGGACGGGAGAGAACAGCGGCTTCAAGATGTACCAGGTTTCGGCCTGGGCCTGGGCAGGCGGCAGAAAAGGTTCGGCCATGCTCTTTGGTTCGTCGGCGGTCGCGATTAATACGACGGTGCGCAAGCTCAGTCCGACGGCGGCTACCACGCCGAACATTCAAAATCAGGATCGGCGGTTCAACGCCTGGGGCAGTAACCACGCCGGCGGCGGCTCTAACTTCGCGCTGTCGGATGGATCGATTCGCTTTGTGCGGGACTCGATCTCGCTGCAAATCTTGGCCGCCGTTTCGACACGCGCCGGTGGCGAAACCGTGACTCTTGATTAA
- a CDS encoding type II secretion system F family protein encodes MDTSSETIAAGLIGLSLAAMFLAIAWMFRARPNAADEAHEEPGPGIFGSATWLLARVLPDLLPYKARRDLQRCGYLHPQAYDSFLALRNALVIGVILSVGAWLVVVAEDDSLALRVLLVGGIALLLAYSLPRVYLNWRGDQAADQTVLGLPDALEMIVMGLSGGLSIHPALARACDELTTTYPVLATQLRIVRRQAAAATLELAFERWAERVELDEVSGLAALISQAERTGVSIATTLRNYADTLRLQRMQRLQSRSNRVAIQMLFPTVLCLAPATYIVLLAPPLLDLQRFREEENRAGGLLERKAKIDSVSDLPAGR; translated from the coding sequence ATGGACACTTCCAGCGAAACCATCGCTGCCGGCTTGATCGGTCTTTCGCTCGCCGCGATGTTCCTCGCGATTGCCTGGATGTTTCGCGCGCGGCCGAACGCGGCCGACGAAGCTCATGAAGAACCAGGTCCGGGCATCTTCGGCAGCGCTACTTGGCTCTTAGCGCGGGTCTTGCCCGATCTGCTCCCCTACAAAGCTCGGCGCGATTTGCAGCGCTGCGGCTACTTGCATCCGCAGGCGTACGACAGCTTTCTCGCTCTCCGTAACGCGCTGGTGATCGGCGTGATCTTGTCGGTTGGCGCTTGGCTGGTTGTCGTTGCGGAAGATGACTCGCTCGCGCTGCGAGTTCTGCTCGTCGGTGGTATCGCACTGTTGCTCGCCTATTCATTGCCGCGTGTCTATTTGAATTGGCGTGGTGATCAGGCCGCGGATCAAACCGTGTTGGGGTTGCCCGATGCTCTCGAGATGATCGTGATGGGACTGAGCGGCGGCTTGTCGATTCACCCCGCGCTCGCGCGGGCCTGTGATGAGCTCACGACGACTTATCCCGTGCTGGCCACACAACTGCGAATCGTACGGCGACAAGCAGCAGCGGCCACGCTCGAGCTCGCTTTCGAGCGCTGGGCCGAGCGAGTCGAACTCGACGAAGTCTCCGGCCTCGCCGCACTCATCAGTCAGGCCGAGCGGACTGGTGTGAGCATTGCAACCACGCTACGAAATTACGCCGACACGCTCCGCTTGCAGCGCATGCAACGTCTGCAATCTCGTTCGAATCGTGTTGCGATTCAGATGCTGTTTCCAACGGTGCTTTGTCTCGCGCCAGCAACTTACATCGTGCTGCTAGCACCGCCGCTGCTCGATTTGCAGCGGTTTCGCGAGGAAGAAAATCGCGCCGGCGGACTGCTGGAACGAAAGGCGAAGATCGACAGCGTCAGCGATTTACCGGCTGGGCGCTAG
- the cpaB gene encoding Flp pilus assembly protein CpaB: MRQISPGTLLLLFFAGVIGLGAAYFVRKSLQKPAPPPIVAKPKEPVYLVIMASVDLPPGRVIHSGDFMNVRYSQAQYVARKWPAVMLADGKQIVGRTLKKQLKKGDPFEPDSFYPEGTGPDISELIEPGLRAVTVNVLGDSSFPAQAMPGSVVDVIFRAKANPEQRIPEVTRTLMERVKILAIGNNATPGIQGGIDPKSEAQAVTLAVSPHQATILKVAEGHGDLTLALRGSSDAEVDALNPDLTLSQLLRIPPEPPPPAPPPPPFVAEVYRHGQRQTLTFKPTGGVQADQGNPPAVVPPPVVPQLPPANAPPADPAPPAPRNNANPPRMNRVS; the protein is encoded by the coding sequence TTGAGGCAGATCTCACCAGGCACGTTGCTGCTCCTCTTCTTTGCCGGCGTGATCGGCTTGGGAGCTGCGTACTTCGTGCGCAAAAGCTTGCAAAAACCCGCGCCGCCGCCGATCGTCGCCAAGCCGAAAGAGCCGGTGTATCTGGTGATCATGGCTTCGGTCGACTTGCCGCCGGGGCGAGTGATTCACTCCGGCGACTTCATGAACGTTCGCTATTCGCAAGCACAGTACGTGGCCCGCAAGTGGCCCGCCGTAATGCTGGCCGATGGCAAACAGATCGTCGGGCGAACGTTGAAGAAGCAACTCAAAAAGGGTGATCCCTTCGAGCCCGATTCGTTCTACCCTGAGGGAACGGGCCCTGATATTTCCGAGCTCATCGAGCCCGGTTTGCGAGCGGTGACGGTGAATGTGCTCGGCGACAGTTCGTTCCCCGCGCAGGCCATGCCCGGCTCGGTGGTCGATGTAATTTTTCGCGCCAAGGCGAATCCGGAACAGCGCATTCCCGAAGTCACGCGCACGCTAATGGAGCGGGTGAAGATCCTCGCCATCGGCAACAACGCCACGCCCGGCATTCAGGGCGGCATCGATCCTAAGAGCGAAGCGCAAGCCGTGACGCTCGCTGTTTCGCCGCACCAAGCCACGATTCTGAAAGTCGCCGAAGGGCATGGCGACTTGACCCTCGCCCTTCGCGGCAGCAGCGATGCCGAAGTCGACGCGCTCAATCCTGATCTAACATTGTCGCAACTTCTGCGAATTCCGCCCGAGCCGCCGCCTCCCGCGCCTCCTCCTCCGCCGTTTGTCGCCGAAGTCTATCGTCACGGTCAGCGGCAAACATTGACGTTCAAACCGACCGGTGGCGTGCAAGCCGATCAAGGAAACCCGCCAGCGGTTGTTCCACCGCCTGTCGTTCCGCAACTGCCGCCCGCAAATGCCCCGCCGGCTGATCCTGCCCCACCTGCTCCGCGCAACAATGCGAATCCGCCGCGAATGAATCGTGTCAGCTAG